A single region of the Oryzias melastigma strain HK-1 linkage group LG23, ASM292280v2, whole genome shotgun sequence genome encodes:
- the rad51ap1 gene encoding RAD51-associated protein 1 isoform X2: protein MERPSRKAKVVNYCEAKDFEDDEDFASVKAPPHKKPKEEVKQQQQRKSSSQEIVSESSQKEKIRKPLDEKLYERDLEAAITLSLLNKTDRLKESSSKDEKIQTPIDENTDPASLHFSNCSVDGAVMGLDVISSEIRSSASKKTSSKTAEIIKIKDDDDDYQPKLTPDSESDEDFSEPAESEEEEFTVKKSKKKDKVSTKVRTKSAASSKKDKQPSKPSKMKPEVKSPPPSKPTPTRPPPSKPASSLSPAAGRVPKWNPPAQIGKSASSSHSPPVKSPSQGLRLGLSRLVRVKPLHPSVASH from the exons ATGGAGCGGCCGTCGAG AAAAGCGAAAGTTGTGAATTATTGTGAAGCCAAGGATTTTGAGGATG aTGAAGATTTTGCCTCGGTGAAAGCACCACCGCACAAAAAACCCAAGGAAGAagtgaaacaacaacaacagaggaAATCTTCAAGTCAAGAAATAGTCTCTGAGTCgtcacagaaagaaaaaatcag AAAACCGCTGGATGAAAAACTTTATGAACGAGATCTGGAGGCGGCCATCACACTTTCTTTGctcaacaaaacagacagactgaAGGAGTCGTCTTCTAAAG ATGAAAAGATTCAAACCCCCATCGATGAAAATACAGATCCGGCTTCTTTGCACTTTTCTAACTGCAGTGTAGATGGAGCCGTTATGG GCTTAGACGTAATCTCGTCAGAGATTAGATCATCCGCCTCGAAGAAGACTTCATCTAAAACCGcagaaattataaaaattaaagatgaCGACGACGACTATCAACCCAAACTCACACCCG ATTCAGAAAGTGATGAAGATTTCAGTGAGCCAGCTGAGAGTGAGGAGGAAGAATTTACAGTTAAGAAATCCAAAAAGAAGGACAAAGTCTCCACAAAAGTTAGAACCAAATCAGCGGCGTCTTCTAAAAAGGACAAACAACCGTCAAAACCATCAAAGATGAAGCCTGAAG TAAAAAGTCCTCCACCTTCCAAACCCACACCTACGAGACCTCCTCCCTCAAAGCCTGCATCCTCTTTGAGCCCGGCGGCAGGGAGAGTCCCCAAGTGGAACCCACCCG ctcagATTGGTAAAAGCGCCTCATCGTCACACAGTCCACCGGTGAAGTCGCCCAGCCAGGGGCTGCGACTCGGACTGTCCCGTCTGGTCCGGGTCAAGCCGCTCCATCCCAGCGTCGCAAGTCACTAG
- the rad51ap1 gene encoding RAD51-associated protein 1 isoform X1, which yields MERPSRKAKVVNYCEAKDFEDDEDFASVKAPPHKKPKEEVKQQQQRKSSSQEIVSESSQKEKIRKPLDEKLYERDLEAAITLSLLNKTDRLKESSSKDEKIQTPIDENTDPASLHFSNCSVDGAVMGLDVISSEIRSSASKKTSSKTAEIIKIKDDDDDYQPKLTPDSESDEDFSEPAESEEEEFTVKKSKKKDKVSTKVRTKSAASSKKDKQPSKPSKMKPEAASKPVKSPPPSKPTPTRPPPSKPASSLSPAAGRVPKWNPPAQIGKSASSSHSPPVKSPSQGLRLGLSRLVRVKPLHPSVASH from the exons ATGGAGCGGCCGTCGAG AAAAGCGAAAGTTGTGAATTATTGTGAAGCCAAGGATTTTGAGGATG aTGAAGATTTTGCCTCGGTGAAAGCACCACCGCACAAAAAACCCAAGGAAGAagtgaaacaacaacaacagaggaAATCTTCAAGTCAAGAAATAGTCTCTGAGTCgtcacagaaagaaaaaatcag AAAACCGCTGGATGAAAAACTTTATGAACGAGATCTGGAGGCGGCCATCACACTTTCTTTGctcaacaaaacagacagactgaAGGAGTCGTCTTCTAAAG ATGAAAAGATTCAAACCCCCATCGATGAAAATACAGATCCGGCTTCTTTGCACTTTTCTAACTGCAGTGTAGATGGAGCCGTTATGG GCTTAGACGTAATCTCGTCAGAGATTAGATCATCCGCCTCGAAGAAGACTTCATCTAAAACCGcagaaattataaaaattaaagatgaCGACGACGACTATCAACCCAAACTCACACCCG ATTCAGAAAGTGATGAAGATTTCAGTGAGCCAGCTGAGAGTGAGGAGGAAGAATTTACAGTTAAGAAATCCAAAAAGAAGGACAAAGTCTCCACAAAAGTTAGAACCAAATCAGCGGCGTCTTCTAAAAAGGACAAACAACCGTCAAAACCATCAAAGATGAAGCCTGAAG CTGCTTCCAAACCAGTAAAAAGTCCTCCACCTTCCAAACCCACACCTACGAGACCTCCTCCCTCAAAGCCTGCATCCTCTTTGAGCCCGGCGGCAGGGAGAGTCCCCAAGTGGAACCCACCCG ctcagATTGGTAAAAGCGCCTCATCGTCACACAGTCCACCGGTGAAGTCGCCCAGCCAGGGGCTGCGACTCGGACTGTCCCGTCTGGTCCGGGTCAAGCCGCTCCATCCCAGCGTCGCAAGTCACTAG